The Stieleria maiorica genome includes the window GTTTGCGGGTTGTCACGCAGCTGGGCCACGATGGCCATCCCGATGGGAAGCATCATCACCGCAGTGGCGGTGTTGGAAATCCACATCGACAATCCCGCGGTGGCGACCATGAATCCGAGAATGATGCTGGTGATGTTGGTGCCGATCAAGTTGATGATGTTCAGCGCGATCCGCCGGTGCAGGCCCCATTTTTCGATCGCAATCGCGATCAAAAAACCGCCGATGTACAGAAAGATGTAGCGGTGGCCGTACTGGGACGTGGTCGCTTGCAAGTCGACGGCTCCGGTCGACGAAAACAAAACGATCGGCAGCAGCGCCGTCGCGGCAATCGGGATCGCTTCGGTCACCCACCAGACGGCGATCCAAGCCGTCGCCGCCAACACCGCGTTGGCCTCGGGGCTCAGTCCAGACGGGTGAAAGAACATCAAAATCAGAGCAAACAAGATCGGCCCGGCGAGGCGTCCGACAAACTTGGCAGAGAAGGTCATGGTGTGCGTGGTCGTCCTACCGGCGTCAGCTGCGGCAGGGGCGTAGGAAGATTTTGGGGTAAGAAGATTTTGGGGTAGGAAGATTTTGGGGTAGGAAGATTTTGGGGAAACAGTGGAGCTGGTTCAGGCACGCGTCGGCGCGCAAATTTTCTTACCTCCGAAATCTTCCTACCCCAACCTCAACGCCGGACTTTCCCGTCTGGATCCGGGCCCTGAATGGTCGATCGGCCGACCAATCTAACAGATCTCATCGACGGGAAGAGACGCCGACGGTGCGACGACTTCGTTTCCGAACGCAAACGCGAAAACCGAGGAAACCGATCGACGCATCAGCGAGTTTGACCATTCAGGAATGTCATCGATCGAGTATCCTGTGGTTTGGCCTGCCTTGCATCTCCCTCCCCTGACTCTTCCCCTCCTTTGATCCCCCCGATGAAACCTTCCTGTTTTGCCCCGTGGCGTTCGCTGCTGCTCGTGTCCATGTCGGTGTTCTTGCCGAATCTACTCTCAGCCCAGTCATTCTCGCCTCGATTCCAAACGATCGTCCTGAGCGAATCGTTTCACAGCGAAGGTGCCGACGCGGCGGACATCGATGGTGACGGGAACGTCGACATCGTTTCCGGGCCGTTTTGGTACCGAGGGCCGGACTTCCGCACGCGGCATGCTTACGCCGTGGTCAAGGATTACCCGATCAAGGGTTACTCCGATCACTTCTTTTCCTTCGCACGTGATTTCAACGGTGATGGTCACGTGGACGTTTTCTGTATCCCGATGCCCGGCACGGCGGGCGTGTGGTACGAGAATCCGGGGACCGCGGACCGAACATCGGTTTGGAACAGCCACGTCGTGTTGGCGAGCGTGGACAACGAGTCGCCGACGCTGGCGGACATCAACGGCGATGGCGTCGAGGAACTGGTCTGCATCCACCAGGGACGCTACGGCTATGCCCAGCCCGACGCCACTGATCCGACCGCACCGTGGACGTTCACCGCCGTCAGCGAGAACCGCGGTTACGGGCGATTCACGCACGGGTTGGGTGTCGGCGATGTGGACGGCGACGGACGTGCCGACGTGCTGGAAAAAGATGGCTGGTGGCAACAGACCAAGACGGCCGGCGAAACGTTCCAATTTCATCCGGTGAAGTTCGCCGAATCGGGCGGATCGCAAATGTTCGCCTATGACTTTGACGGCGACGGGGACAATGATGTGCTGTCGGTGCAGAACGCACACGGTTATGGATTAAGCTGGTTCGAGCGACGCGGCAGCGACGACGAGTTTCTGTTCGTCGAACGTCCGATTCTGGGCAGCGAGCCGTCGGGCAATCCTTACGGACTGGCGATTTCCCAAATGCATGCCGTCGCGCTGGCCGACATCGACGGCGATGGCGTCAAAGACATCGTGACTGGCAAGCGGTTCTGGGCACACGGCGGAAATGACCCGGGCGCATCCGAGTTGCCGGTGTTGTACTGGCTGCGCACGGTCCGCTCCGAGTATGGCGTCGACTTCCAGCCGCATCTGATCGACACCCGTGTCGGTGTCGGAACTCAGTTGACCACCGCCGACGTCGACCGCAACGGACACGTCGATATCGTTGTCGGAAACAAATTGGGGACCTATGTGTTGCTTAACAGCGGAAACGCCGAACCGGCCCCCGAACCGTCAACGACGGCGGCGCACACCGTCGGCAGCGACGAATTTAAAACCGCCGTCAGGACCACCGAGCCCCTGACACCCGAACAGGAAGGCGAGACGTTTGTTCTGCCGGCCGGATTCAGCGTGCAGCTTGTCGCCGCCGAACCCGAGATCGCCAAGCCGATGAACATGGCCTTTGATGCCAAGGGGCGATTGTGGGTCAGCAGCAGTGTTGAGTACCCGTTTCCCGCCGCCGAAGGCGAGGGCCGCGATACGATCAAAATCCTGGAGGACACCGACAACGACGGTCGCGCCGACAAGGTCATCACGTTTGCCGACGGGTTGAACATCCCGATCGGATTGTATCCCTATCGTGACGGCGTGATCTGTTACAGCATCCCGAACATCTGGTTCCTGCGTGACACCGACGGCGACGATCGGTGCGACACACGCCAGGTCCTGTACGGACCGTTCGACTACTCGCGCGACACCCATGGCATGTGCAACGGATTCACCCGTGGATTCGACGGTTGGCTGTACGCCTGCCACGGTTTCAACAATCAATCCTCGGTCACCGGCGGTGACGGACACACGGTCACGATGCACTCGGGCAACACGTTTCGGATTCGCACCGATGGATCGCGAATCGAACACTTCACCGACGGCCAAGTCAATCCGTTCGGCATGGCGATCGATCCCGACGGTGACTTGTTCACCGCCGACTGTCACACCAAGCCGGTCACCTTGCTGATGCAAGGCGGCGTGTATCAAGGATTCGGCAAGCCCCATGATGGCCTGGGTTTCGTCCCCAACGTGATGGAACACTTGCACGGAAGCACGGCCATCGGCGGAATCGCACTGTATCACGACGACGCGTTCCCTCCGGTCTTTCACGGCAACTCCTTCGGCGGCAACGTGATGACCAGCCGGATCAATCGCAATTCGATTCACCGCACCGGATCGACCGTTTCGGCACGCGAAGAATCCGATTTCTTGATCTCCGGCGACCCCTGGTTCCGACCCGTCGATTTGCAGGTCGGTCCCGATGGTGCCTTGTACGTCGCCGACTTTTACAACCGCATCATCGGGCACTACGAAGTCGGGCTCGATCACCCCGGTCGTGATCGTCATCGGGGGCGGATCTGGCGGATCGTTTTTGATGACCCGGCGGGATCGCGTCGCGACATGCCGGCCCTGACGGCAAGTCGTGCGCCAGGACAGACGGACGATCACGAGATGTCCCAGGTGATCGGTCAGCTGGATTCACCGAGCCTGCCCCGACGTGCCCTGGCAGCCGATCAACTGGCCGATCAGTTCGGTGCCGCTGCGGTCGATCCCGTTCGCAGAGCGTTGGCCGAGAGCACCAGCGCCGACGCGAAAGTTCAAATGCTGTGGGTTTTGCACCGCTTGGGTGTGATCACCGATTCCGAGATCCAGACCGCGGCGCAGGACGAATCCGCCAGGGTGCGCGTTCACGCGATGCAGCTGATCGGGACCAGAGTTGGTGTCGATGACGCGCTGTCGTCATGGTTGATCACCGGACTGAACGATCCCGACGCGATGGTGCGACGCGGTGCGGCGATGGCCGCGTCGAAGTCTGCCTCGATGCCGTTGACCGCAGCGCTGATGAAGACGCTGCATCAAACCCCCGCGTCGGATGCCCACCTGGTTCATGCGATCCGCATGTCACTGCGCGACCACCTTCGCGACGCCGATCGATTTCGCGTCTTCACCGAGTCCCTGTCCACGCAAGACATGCGGGTCGTGATCGACCTTTGCCTGGGGATCCGGACCGAGTTTGCCGGCGAGTATCTTGCCGCCCACGTGTCACAGCTTCAAGACTTACAGCCTGATCAGCTTTCGACGTATCTCTCATTTGCCGCCCGGTATGCTTCACCGCAGCACCTGGATTCGATCGCCGCGATGGCGCAAAACCGTTTCGCCGAGGACCTTGCCTTCCAAGAAGACCTGCTGCGTTCGATCCGAAACGGGCTCGGCCAGCGCGGCATCGACGCCCCGCCTGTGGTGACCGATTGGGCGACGCGTCTGGCACGTCGCTATCTTGGTCTGCGTGAGGGGGATACGTTGTTGCCGGAGAGCCCGCGACACATCGGCTGGACCTACTTGCCTTATCCCGGCACGCCGGACCACGGCAACCCATGGGTGTTGTCGAACAAACGCAATTCAGCCGACGGCCAACGGGCATCCAAGCTGCACAGCAGTTTTCCGCTCGGTGAATCCAGGACGGGCATCTATCGCAGCGATTCATTCCAGCTGCCGGAGCAACTGTCGTTTTATGTGGCCGGTCACGACGGCGTTCCCGACAAACCGCTCCAGAACTTGAACGTGGTGCGTGTTCGCGATGCGGTGTCCCAAGCGGTGCTGCAGACATGGAGCCCGCCGCGGAATGACACCGCACAGGAGGTCACCTGGCAAACCGGTGATGCGGCCGGTCGCGACGTGTTCGTCGAATTGGTGGACGGGGACACCGCCGGGGCTTATGCCTGGATGGCGGTGGGACGTTTTTCGATCGACGGGTTGAATCCCAGTGACCAGGCGAGTGAATTCAGTCAGGCCGCTCGATTGATCGGCGACTTCACGCTGAACGATCTCGCCGGCGTGGCGACACAGGTGCTTCGTGACGGTGACGTCGGCCGTCAGCTCGCCGCCGACTTTGCGACGGCTCTGGCGGCGTTGAATCCCAACTCGCAAACCTCGGCGATCGCCGAATCCATCTCTGTTGTGGGCGTTGATCGGGCGTTGCGCGGCGAACTGACCGAATTGCTGTTGAATTCCAACGGCGGCCAACTGGTTCCCGTGATTGGCAAGGTCACCAAGCTGGCCACCGCAGCCGAACAGTTGCGGATCGCGGGGCAGCTCTCTTCGGATCAAGCCGGCGTGGAAACGTTGTTGGCACTCGTGGAAGCGGGGCAGGCATCGCCGCGACTGTTGGTCGATCCGGCCATCAGCGGCAAACTGGACAGTTTAGCGACCGAGGAGCACTCACGGCGGATCTCAAAACTGACCGGAGATCTGCCGATCGAGGACCAAGCACTGGTCGCGGCAATGAACGCGCGGAAATCGGCCTATTTACGGGACGGAGGCGATGCCGCCGTCGGGGCCGCCTTGTTTACCAAGCAGTGTGCCGTCTGCCATCAAATCGCCGGTAAAGGGGTGGCGGTCGGTCCGAACCTGGACGGGGTGGGAAACCGTGGGTTGGACCGGTTGATCGAAGACGTGCTGACCCCGAACCGGAACATTGACGCGGCGTTTCGAGCCAGCGTCGTGCTGACCGATGACGGTCAGGTGTACAGTGGTTTGATCAAGCGGACCGATGGTGAACAGTTGCTGATCGTCGATCAGACGGGCAAAGAAATCAACGTCCCCGTCGACGAGATCGTCAGACAGAAGATCGTGGGCAATTCACCGATGCCGGCAAACTTTCATGAAACGCTTGGCGAGGGGCAAACCAAAGACTTGCTGGCCTACCTGTTGTCGTTGACTCACTAATGTTCGCGACGCGATGTTTCATCGGGTACGATGATGGAGTGGCGGACTTTTCCATAGGGACGAGGCAATCAGGGGAGCACGGTGATGATCAATCGGCCAGCAACAACGAGCGGGCGTCGGCGTTTCATGGGCGTCTGCGGTGGCGTCACGGCAGCGGTTGCCCTGGCGGAACTTGAAATCATTAACCGTTTGCCGCGGGTCAGTGCCGCCGAGGCGACACTTGATCAACAGGCCGTTCGGTTTAGCGACGACATCGAACCGCTGGTGCGATTGTTGGAAGACACCCCGCGCAATCGCGTCGTGGAAGTGTTTGCCGACAAGGTCCACGGCGGCACGTCCTATCGCGAGGTGCTGACCGCGCTGTTGTTGGCCGGTGTCCGCAACGTCCAGCCGCGACCGAGTGTCGGATTCAAATTCCATGCGGTGTTGGTGGTCAATTCGGCGCACTTGGCCAGCCTCGCTTCACCGGACCAGGATCGATGGCTGCCGATCTTCTGGGCGCTGGATTACTTTAAATCCTCCCAGGACCGCGACGTCCGCGAGGGCAATTGGACGATGGCGGCGGTCGACGAATCGTCCGT containing:
- a CDS encoding PVC-type heme-binding CxxCH protein; its protein translation is MKPSCFAPWRSLLLVSMSVFLPNLLSAQSFSPRFQTIVLSESFHSEGADAADIDGDGNVDIVSGPFWYRGPDFRTRHAYAVVKDYPIKGYSDHFFSFARDFNGDGHVDVFCIPMPGTAGVWYENPGTADRTSVWNSHVVLASVDNESPTLADINGDGVEELVCIHQGRYGYAQPDATDPTAPWTFTAVSENRGYGRFTHGLGVGDVDGDGRADVLEKDGWWQQTKTAGETFQFHPVKFAESGGSQMFAYDFDGDGDNDVLSVQNAHGYGLSWFERRGSDDEFLFVERPILGSEPSGNPYGLAISQMHAVALADIDGDGVKDIVTGKRFWAHGGNDPGASELPVLYWLRTVRSEYGVDFQPHLIDTRVGVGTQLTTADVDRNGHVDIVVGNKLGTYVLLNSGNAEPAPEPSTTAAHTVGSDEFKTAVRTTEPLTPEQEGETFVLPAGFSVQLVAAEPEIAKPMNMAFDAKGRLWVSSSVEYPFPAAEGEGRDTIKILEDTDNDGRADKVITFADGLNIPIGLYPYRDGVICYSIPNIWFLRDTDGDDRCDTRQVLYGPFDYSRDTHGMCNGFTRGFDGWLYACHGFNNQSSVTGGDGHTVTMHSGNTFRIRTDGSRIEHFTDGQVNPFGMAIDPDGDLFTADCHTKPVTLLMQGGVYQGFGKPHDGLGFVPNVMEHLHGSTAIGGIALYHDDAFPPVFHGNSFGGNVMTSRINRNSIHRTGSTVSAREESDFLISGDPWFRPVDLQVGPDGALYVADFYNRIIGHYEVGLDHPGRDRHRGRIWRIVFDDPAGSRRDMPALTASRAPGQTDDHEMSQVIGQLDSPSLPRRALAADQLADQFGAAAVDPVRRALAESTSADAKVQMLWVLHRLGVITDSEIQTAAQDESARVRVHAMQLIGTRVGVDDALSSWLITGLNDPDAMVRRGAAMAASKSASMPLTAALMKTLHQTPASDAHLVHAIRMSLRDHLRDADRFRVFTESLSTQDMRVVIDLCLGIRTEFAGEYLAAHVSQLQDLQPDQLSTYLSFAARYASPQHLDSIAAMAQNRFAEDLAFQEDLLRSIRNGLGQRGIDAPPVVTDWATRLARRYLGLREGDTLLPESPRHIGWTYLPYPGTPDHGNPWVLSNKRNSADGQRASKLHSSFPLGESRTGIYRSDSFQLPEQLSFYVAGHDGVPDKPLQNLNVVRVRDAVSQAVLQTWSPPRNDTAQEVTWQTGDAAGRDVFVELVDGDTAGAYAWMAVGRFSIDGLNPSDQASEFSQAARLIGDFTLNDLAGVATQVLRDGDVGRQLAADFATALAALNPNSQTSAIAESISVVGVDRALRGELTELLLNSNGGQLVPVIGKVTKLATAAEQLRIAGQLSSDQAGVETLLALVEAGQASPRLLVDPAISGKLDSLATEEHSRRISKLTGDLPIEDQALVAAMNARKSAYLRDGGDAAVGAALFTKQCAVCHQIAGKGVAVGPNLDGVGNRGLDRLIEDVLTPNRNIDAAFRASVVLTDDGQVYSGLIKRTDGEQLLIVDQTGKEINVPVDEIVRQKIVGNSPMPANFHETLGEGQTKDLLAYLLSLTH